The Actinobacillus suis ATCC 33415 DNA segment TACCGAAGGCGAAGGACGCACGCAGGAATGGGGCAAGCCGATCCAAATCATCAAAAAAGGCGATGTAATTTGGTGTCCGCCGAACGTGAAACATTGGCACGGTGCGAGTGAGTACAGCAAAATGTCGCATATCGCCATCAGCCCGAACGCCAAAGAAAATAAAGCCACTTGGTTAGAAAAAGTGGAACTGCCGAAAACCGATCCCAAAGCCGATTTGCAAAAAATCAGCCAAAACACACCGCTTGCAAATAAGCAACTTGCCATTGTGCCGATTGCGTTCCATTCCGCCCGAGGCGATTTAGATCATCTAAAACCAGCCATTGAACAAGGCTTGGCAAGCGGTTTAACGGTGAATGAATTACGTGAGATTTTCGCTCATCAATACGCCTATGCAGGCTTTCCGCGTGCTTTAAACGGCTTACTGACCTTACAAAACGTACTGAAAGAACGCGGCGAAAAAGGTATTCAAGATCCACAAGGTAATCCGCCAACGCAAGCCGAACCGACCGATTATTACGCCTTAGGTACGCACACGCTCAACACCCTAAGCGGTCGGGATAATTCCGCTGTGTTGTGGAATTTTGACGGTGTAGATTACGCCCTAAAAGCCCATTTATTCGGCTATTTGTTCAGCCGTGATAATTTGAATCCCGTAAACCGTGAATTGGTTACGGTCAGCACCCTTGCCAGCCTTGAAACCGTGCAGAATCAACTGCGCTCGCATTTAGGCATTTTGAAAAATCTAGGCTTAAATGAAACAGAATTAAAACGAGTGATGGATAAAATCCGCCAACAAAACCCAACAGCTGCGGATAGGGGGGAGAGCGTGTTGAAAGACGTGTTTAAGGTGCAATAATGCGTAGGGGCTAATCACATTAGCCCCAAAACAATCATAGGAACATCAGGGCGAATGTAATTCTCCCCTACAAATGGATTTTAAATTTTGTGTAGTTTACAAAGTGCGGTCAAAACCACCGCACTTTTTTATTCCCCACAGCTCATTATTGAATTTCATTCAATACCCCATTCATTTTTCCCTATCTAATCAACACAATCTTTCCGACCTATAATGTTTTCAACTTAATTTAATCGGAGAAAAACAATGATTTCGTTAGTTGCTGCGCCTGTTGGCGTGTTGGTGGGAATGGGGATTGCGTTGCAGACGGGGATAAATTCGGTGTTGCGTAAAAATGTTGTGTCGCCATTGTTGTCGTCTTTTGTATCTTTTGGCTTTGGCTCTATCTTATTGATTTTGCTGATTTTTGTGCAAAATGAACCGCTTGCGGTTTCAACAGAAACATTAAGCCAATCGCCTTGGTGGATTTGGTTAGGTGGTTTGTTGGCGATGTTCGGGCTGACGGTCAATATCTTGATTTTCCCTCGTTTGGGCAGTGTGCAAACAGCGATTATGCCGATTTTAGGGCAAGTCATCACGGGCACGTTGATTGACACATTCGGCTGGTTTTCGGCACCACAATATGATTTTACCCTATTGCGCTTAGTCGGCTTAGCGGCAGTAATGGTGGGCATTGGCGTGGCGATTGTACTGCCTTCGCTCAAACAACGCAGCCTGAAAAACCGTGCAGAAAGTTCATTGTTGGTTTGGCAAATTCTCGGCATCAGCGGCGGCGTGGCATCAGGCATTACGCCTGCGGTCAATGCTGCCTTACGCCAGACTTTACATTCCACCAGCTTTGCGGTCTTCGTTCCCTTTGCTATCGGTACGCTGTTATTGGCTTTGGTGATTTGTTGCAAAGAACCAACCGCTTGGCGATATCTCAAAAATGCGCTGAAACAACCGCAACCTTGGTGGCAATGGTTCGGTGGTTTGCTCGGGGCGATTTATATCGGCGGTATTGTGCTGATCGTGCCACAAATCGGCACAGGCGGTGCGATTGTAACTTCGTTATTTGGCTTGTTAGTCGGCAGCTTGTTGATTGACCAATTCGGCTTGCTCGGCGCAACCAAAAAACCGATTAACGCCTTACAAATCATAGGCTTGCTGGTGTTATTGGCGGGTGTAGTGATTATTCAAATAAGTAAATAAGGAAAGCAAAATGCAAAAAATAAACAAAATTTTAGTGGTTGGCGCCACAGGCAGTATTGGGCAATATGTCGTAACTGAAGCCCTAAATAAAGGTTATCAAGTTCGTGCGTTGGTACGTAATCCAAACAAAGTTCAGTTTGATAAGAGAGTTGACGTTTTTATCGGCGATTTAACCCAACCTGATACGTTAAAAGGTATTTCAGATGGCATTGATGGCATTATTTTCACCCAAGGCAATTATGCTGATCCTGAAAATGTGGATTATCAAGGGGTAAAAACCATTGTGAATTCCCTCAACGGTCGCTATACCAAACTAGTACTGATGAGTACGATTTACAGTATTCTAGTCGTGAATGAACTCCGTTTTGACAATGGTTGTGCTTGGAAACGCCGTACTGAACGCTTAATTCGAGCTTCTCATCAACCTTATACTATTATTCGCCCTAGCTGGTTTGACTGCAATGAAGCAGATGAACAACAGCTCTTTATCACGCAAGGCAAAACAAATTACTCCCTGACCGCAAGCGATGGTGGTATTTCTCGTGTACAACTAGCAGAAACCTTAGTCCAGGCTTTAACGGTTCCCGAGGCAGAACATAAAACCATTGAATTATTTGCCGAAAAAGGCGAGCGGACAATGGGTTTTAATCGTTTGTTTGCGACAGCGATTGCAGATGAACCAACAGAAAATTTTGACGGAATTAAAGACCCGAATAATCGCCCTTTTAATCTAGAGCCTGCTAATGTGGTACAAGATTTACAAAGTCTAGCAAAAATAAAGCGCGCTTAGAGGGATAAAAAATGAAATATTTATTACTCATTGGAGGACTTTTAATGCAGCCCCTTTCTGCTCAACCATTTACCCAAAACAGTAGCGTAAACGATATTCTTACCCAACCAACATTTCAAGGGTTTGCTGAGCGTCTGCTGCCTTGGGATGACAAAAGTAATGAGCCAAATTTACAACTAAACCAAATTGAACAGTTAATGCCTTATCATAGCCATATTTCGCCACAGGTAGTGACGACAACGCTAAATAAAATGCTCCAGCGAGCAGAACAAGGCGATACCATTTTTTACGAAATTTATAGCGAAGTGGAAAAACGCCAAGATCCAAGCAAGCAACATACAGGCATATTTGTATTTAAAGGCAAACCGAATGCGCCCTTTGCGATGATTGCCCCAGGCGGTGGCTTTGCTTACGTTGGATCACTGCATGAGGGCTTTCCGATTGCGCAATCTATTGCCGAACAAGGCTATAACGCATTTGTCGTGAAATATAGAGCGGGCATGGGTGGACAAATCGCCACCGAAGATATGGCTCAAGCGGTCGAATTCGTGCAAAAAAATGCAAAAAGGTTACAAGTCGACCCTAACGGCTATTCCGTATGGGGCGCCTCCGCCGGGGCAAGAATGGCAGCCTATATCGGCTCATACGGCACTCAGGCTTTTGGCACAACACAAAACTCCAAGCCCAACAGTGTGATTATGCTCTACACAGGACACAACGATTACAACCGCCAAGGCGAACCAGCAACCTTTGTTGCTATCGGCGAACAAGACGGCATCGCATCACCAAATGTGATGAAACGCCGTCTTGAAAAACTCAACGAAATGGGCGTGCCAACAGAATTTCATCTTTATAAAAATCTTGGGCGCGGTTTCGCATTAGGCACGGGAACAACAGCAGAAGGCTGGGAAAAACAGGCTGTTAAATTTTGGCAACAGCAACGTTAATATATTTACAAACGGTCGGATAAGTAAACATTTTTACAAATTCCACCGCACTTTCATTGAATTTTATTCATAAGCCTATTTAATTTTTCCCATCTAATCAGTTAAATCCCTTTTTCTTATAATAATCTCCATTCAATCATTACGAGGAAAAATAGATGAAATTAAAAAAGACATTACTTCTTAGTGCGATTTTATCCACGACCACAACATTATCTGCTCAAGCCAAAAACTTGATTATCTACTTCTCTCAACCTGAAAACTACACAGCCGATCAATTAGTGGACGGTGTCTCAGGGGCGAGTAAGCTGATTAAAAACGGCGAAATGCTGGGCGCAAATGAATATTTGGCGAAAGAAATTCAGAAAAACACAGGCGCGGAATTATTCCGTTTGGAAACGGTGCAAAGCTATCCGGCCACTCATCAGCCGTTGCTAGATTTTGCGCAAAATGAACAGCGTCAAAATATCAAGCCAGCGTTGAAATCGCTGCCTAATTTAGCGGACGTGGACACGGTATTTTTGGTCTATCCGATTTGGTGGTATCAAATGCCGATGCCGCTTTATTCTTTGCTTGAACAAGTGGATTTTAGCGGAAAAAATATCGTGCCTGTGGTCGGTCACGGCGGTAGTCGCTTGGGCGGAACGGATAAAGTTATTCAGCAACTTCAACCCCAAGCCAAAGTGAAGAAAAGTTTTGAGGCGTATTTACATAAAACGGTCAGAGCAGAGCCTGAAGTAGAAAAACGGTTGGCGAAGTTCTTAACTGAAAATGGTTATAACAAATAATTTGTAGGGACACACTGAGTGTGTCCATCTTGTTATATTGCCTTTTACGGACACACGCCGTGTGTCCCTACATTGATTATTATGAAGAAAAAATATCTCTTCCAACTCGCTCAAGATTTGGTTCTCACGGCAATTTTGCTTTCGCTTTTTGGTTATCATCTTTATGAAGAAATCACGCACGAATGGCTCGGTTTAGTCTTTTTTGCCTTGATTATCTCACATCTTTCGCTGAATATCTGGTGGCTCAAAAAGCTATTTTCAGGCAGCTATAACGGATATCGCATTTTGCAAAGTGCGGTTAATTTGGCAACGTTTTTGTTATTTTTAACCGCTTGTATCAGTGGCATTATGCTTTCTAAACATCTGTTTGCAGAAATGCCGTTCCACTCTACCACCGATTTTATGCGAAAAATTCATATGACCAGCACTCATTGGCTGCAAATTTTCGCAGGCGTCCATTTGGGGTTACATTGGAAAGCGATTGCGAATTTATTAGCAAACGGCTACCGTTTAGATCTTGAACATTGGCTCGCTCGTTGGCTTATTCCTGCTTGCTGGTTGATTATCGCTACTTGTGGCATTTTCATTTTTGTACAACGAGAGTTGTTGCCCTATTTATTGCTGAAAGTGGATTTTGCCTATTTCAATTATGATGAACCACAAGCGGTCTTTTATTTTGACTTTTTTGCGATTTTAATTGCGGTGGCTTACAGCACAAGATTTTTGGTTTGGTTAATTTTATTTAGGCAAAACAATGCAACAAGTTAAAACTATCAACAGTATTTTATTACTCATTATTTTATCGGCATTGATGGCATTTACTTCGCTTTCAACGGATATTTATCTGCCTGCGATGCCACAAATGACCCAAGATTTAGGCGGTCAAGCAGAATTAACGGTTACGGGATTTTTGATTGGCTTTGCTTTAGCACAGTTGCTTTGGGGCCCGATTAGCGACCGTATCGGACGTAAAATACCGCTTTATATGGGTATGGTTTTATTTGTGATTGGCTCGGTAGGCTGTGCGATGTCGGAGACAATTGGGCAAATTGTTTTTTGGCGTGTATTTCAGGCATTCGGTGCTTGTACTGCACCGATGTTGGCTCGCGCAATGGTGCGTGATTTGTTTGACAAAACACGCGCCGTGCAATTGATGTTCACACTGATGATTATTATGGTGGCAGCGCCGATTGCAGGGCCTTTGATTGGTGGACAACTGCTCAAAGTCAGCTCGTGGCATACAATTTTTTATTTGTTGGCAGCCATTGGGACGCTTATCCGCAAATTGAACTGATTTTACTGACGGATGACAGTATCGCAGATTTAATGGATGGTTCAATTGATATTGCTATACGTGCTGCCGAACCAGCCCCTAATAGCCAATTGATCGTCCGTTACCTTACTCAATGGCGACTTTGTCTATGTGCTTCCCCCGCATATTTAGCTGAAAATCCTATTCGTACGCCAACGGATTTATTAGCACAAAAATGGCTGAAATATAACGATAGCGTATTTAATAATGCTTTTAGCAATCTAAATTTGGGGCAATTTCGTAGCAGTAAAATTCTACACTGCCCAACGATTCTTGCAGCGAGAACCTTGGCTATTTCAGGCTTCGGACTCACCTTCCAACTTGAAGGTGAAATTGCCTCAGCAATTAAAAAAGAAGAATTGGAAATAGTACTGCCGCATATTCAAATGCCGTACTACAATCTATATGCCGTCACTGCTCATCGTAAGCAATCCGCCAAAATGGAATGTGTTTTGAAATTATTAAAAGAAAGTTTTTAACAAAAAATAGTCCAAATACTCCAGCAAATCTCACAAAAAAACCCTAGCTCTTTCGAGCTGGGGCTTTTTGTTTATATAAGATTTAATGTTATAACTTACTCAAATCCACTAACGCATCACGGGTGATGTCGCTGATTTTTTGGTTGCTGGTAAGGGTCATGGCAACGTGCATTTCTTTCTTGAAGATATCTAACATATTTTCTACACCGGCTTTGCCTGCTGCGCCAAGAGCGTAAACAAACGCACGTCCAAGCATCGTAGCATCCGCACCTAATGCGAGCATACGTACAATATCTAAGCCGTTACGAATACCTGAATCAGCAAGAATTTTAATATCGCCTTTCACCGCATCAGCAATTGAAGGTAATGCTTTTGCTGTAGATAATGTACCGTCTAGCTGGCGACCACCGTGATTTGAAACCACAATACCATCCGCACCGAAACGTACCGCATCTTTCGCATCTTCCGGATCTAAAATGCCTTTGATCACCATTGGACCATCCCAGAAATCACGAATCCATTCCAGATCTTTCCACGAAATTGACGGGTCGAAGTTCTCGCCTAACCACACGACGTAATCATCTAAACCTACCGCTTTACCGGTATAAGCTGAAACGTTACCAAGTGAATGTGGTTTTCCTCTAAGACCAACATCCCACGCCCAGAACGGATGCGTTACCGCTTGTAATGCACGGCGAATTTCTTTGTAATCGCCACTCATACCCGAATGACGGTCACGATAACGAGCACCTGGTGTCGGCATATCCACGGTAAAGACTAAGGTTGAACAACCTGCCGCTTTGGCACGTTCTAACACGTGTTTCATAAAACCGCGGTCTTTTAACACATAAAGTTGGAACCACATTGGACGTTTAATTGCGGCGGTCACTTCTTCAATCGGACAAATTGATACCGTAGAAAGCGTGAACGGAATGCCTTTATTTTCCGCTGCCTGTGCCGCCTGTACTTCACCACGGCGAGCATACATACCACAAGCACCTACCGGTGCAAGCACCGCCGGCATTGCCAGCTTTTCACCAAATAATTCAATTTCGGTATCAAGCTTCGACATATCTTTTAACACACGTTGACGTAATGCTAGATCGGCAAGATCAGTCACATTGCGCTCTAGGGTACGCTCAGCAAACGAACCGCCGTCCGCATAATGAAACATAAACGGAGGAACTCGACGGCGTGCTGCTTCACGATAATCATTGGCTGATGAAATAATCATTTTTACCTCTTTATTCTAAATATTATGGCCTTAATTAAAATGCGAATGGTTAACATTTAGATTCTAGATCAAAAATGTTAGAGAAGATATAAAATGATGTGAATTTTTTGTAAAAATGCGCCGAAGATCACACAAATTCTCGAAATGCGTTGGAAAGTAGGGAAAAAAAGCGGTCAATTTTGGTGATTTTTTTGCAAATTGCAAAAGTCACACAAAAATTGACCGCTTATCCGTTAATTGAGGGTGAGTTTCAGACTTGAGGCAAAGCGTGCTTTAAGCTGTGTATAAAGTTCCGGCTCATTGCGTAACGCTTTATTGAAAGAAGGCATCATTTGTTCAAGTTTAGTCTGCCATTCTGGCAACTCATCAACAAAGCAGCGACAAATCACATCTAACATTGCTTTTACCGAAGTGGAGGCGCCCGGAGATGCGCCAAGCAGCACCGCAAGCGAACCGTCTTGAGCGTGAATCACTTCCGTACCGAAACGCATATCGTTTTGACGAATCACCTGTACCCGCTGACCGGCAACTAACAAATCCCAATCTTCACTTTTCGCATTCGGCATAAACTCTCGTAACTCCGCCATACGTTGTTCTTTGGTTAACATCGCTTGTTTCACCAAATAATTGGCTAGTGGTAAGTTTTTAACGCCGGCAACCATCACCGAGCTAAAATTCGCCGGACGAATAGAGGTAATTAAGTCGAAATGGCTGCCTTGTTTTAAGAATTTAGTCGTAAAACCGGCAAAAGGCCCGAACAATAATGTTTGCTTACCATTGATAAAACGGCTATCTAAGTGAGGCACGGACATTGGCGGCGCCCCTACTTTCGCTTTGCCATACACTTTAGCCTGATGCTGGGCAATCACTTGCGGATTGTTACACACCATAAATAAACCGCTAACCGGAAAGCCGCCAATACTTTTCGCCTCGGCAATGCCGGATTTCTGTAACAAATGCAAACTACCGCCACCACAGCCGATAAACACAAATTTACTACGATGTTTACGTAGCTGATTTGAAGCGTCAATCACGGAAATTTCCCATTCGCCATTCGGTAAGCGGACCAAATCTGAGACTTGATGATTTAAGTTTAGCTCCGCACCTTGCGAAGCTAAATAAGCGAATAGTTTACGAGTTAATGCCCCGAAATTGACATCGGTGCCTCCCGCCATATAACTGGCGGCAACCGGCTGGTTAGTGGGACGATCCGCCATCATCAACGGCATCCATTGTGCTAATTGCTCCGGCGCTTGGCTAAATTGCATCTCGGCAAAAAAATGATGTTGGGTTAATGCTTGATAGCGTTTTTTCAGAAACGCAACATCCGCCTCGCCCTGCACGAAACTGATATGTGGAATCGGCTGAATAAATTGCTGCGGCTGACTAATTTTTCCCGTTTCAACCAAGTAACTCCAAAGCTGTAACGACAACTGGAAATCTTCGAAAATTTTCAACGCGCGTTCGGTTTCAATTTCACCATTCGCTTGCTGTGCGGTGTAATTCAGCTCGCATAATGCTGCATGACCGGTGCCTGCATTGTGCCATTCATTTGAGCTTTCTAAGCCTACTGCCGATAATTTTTCAAAGACACTGATGGTCTTGTGAGGTGCAAGTTCTTTTAACAACGTACCTAAGGTTCCGCTCATAATCCCAGCCCCAATTAAAGTGACATCCGAAAACGAGGAAACGGCAGAAGGCGAGTTACTCATAACATTCCTTTATTAAATTATTGTTAAGTTTTTGTGAAATTATACCGTGAAATAGGTATCAAAAATGTGAGCCAGATCACATTTTTATAAACTCTATGTAGAAATGAGGCAAAATAAAAGCGGTCTCTTTCGTGCAAAATTTTGCACAAAAATGACCGCTTATAAAGGGTTAATACGTTATAGATCGTCAATCAAGCTATTCGCCTTTTTCGGTTGATAGCGTAGATTTAATTGTGCCGGTACGCTAGTCTGCCCTTGTGGGGTTTGCACTTTCGCCGCCGGAATGAAGATCAAGCGGATGCTGTCGTCATCAAACACCATAAACCATTTTTGATCGGTTGGTAACACTTGCCCTAATTTGATATTGCCGGAAATTTGTGTTGGTTCACCGTATTTCTGACGTAAGCCTTGGCTGACACGATCTCGTTCATGCGCCGCCAGCACTAGATTGATTAATTCTAACTTCTGATCGGCAAAACGAATAATGGCTTTTATCGGCTGTTCGGCAAACTTAAACTGATTACAGCGCCAAACATTATTCGCTTCAAGTTCTTCCCACACGCTCTGACATAATTTGCTCTTACGCACTTCATCAATTGAACTGCCAAATTTTAGATCTTTATAGCCTTCTGCCGCCAAAACATTTAAAGAGAATAGGCTGATTAATAACATTAGATATTTTTTCATTGGAATCCTCAGTAAGCGGTCAAATTTGCAAAAAATTTTACAAAATCAACCGCTTGTCTATTAGGGCTATACCCTATTTACATTCAAAGCTGGTAGCTTTGTTTTCGTCTCCGCCAATATAAGTCGCAATTTTCGGATATGGACACAGCGGCATTTCTTTCGCTTTATTTGACATCTCAGGTCCAGCTTTTGCAAGAATAAAATCAGGCGCTTTGCCCTCATCCGTCCATTGCTCTAACGCCGTAAGCGGGTCGAAATTCTCCGTTGCCGGCCCCATACCGCAATGGTTCATACCCGGCACCATAAACACCCGAGCAAAACCTTGTACGTCTTGCATATTTGCCTGCAATTGGTTATACCAATCACGTAAATCATGTGCGGAGAATACCGGGTCAGACACGCCTTCAAAGATAATCATCTTGCCGCCTTTCGCTTGGAAGTAAGATAAATCCGTTTCATCGGCATCATGTACCCCTGCGATTTCAGCTGTTTTGGCAACATCTTTATCAAAATCGAATGTGAGCGTATCAAACATCGGATTATGCGGTGTCATAAAATATTGCGCTAAACTTTGTACGCCCATCATAAAATTGATGGCATTCGGTTCAGCCGTTTGCGAAGAACCGTGTTTCCACACTCGCCAGCCATTGGTATTAAGCCCTGCGTCATAAGGCCAAGAAGCATATACGTTTTCACCACGGCTATTTTGCGCACCACCAAAAATCGCATTTAATAATGCTACCTTTTGCTCTGCTCGTTCGCCTAATTCTGCTGTTACCATTTCCGGTTTAAAGTCGCACTGTTCCCAAGCGTTAATGATGCCGTCCGCTAAGCCGTCTTTGGCATCACACTGTTTCAATACGCCTTTTACCACCACATCTAAATCCGCTTGCGTCAGCGCATTGGCAACAATTTTTTCGCCTTTTTCATTGGTTGGGGCATATTTCAAGAAATGTTGGTTATCCCACGCTTCCGCCACAGCAGCTCTCGATAAACGAAAACCCGGGTTGCCGGCTACCACACCGTCAAACTCTTGCGGATAACGCATCGCCGCTTGCATCGCCTCTCGTCCGCCATTCGAACAGCCCATGAAGAAGCTCTTGCTCGGCTTTGTTTGATACATTTGTTCGATCAGTTGTTTAGCGACTACAGTTACCTTACCGGTGGAAGCCAACGCATAGTTAAAACGAGCCAATTGATCTTCAGAAAATGAGATATCTCGTGAACCACCACCGTGACCGCTATCGGTACTCACCACCGCATAACCACGAGAAAGAGCCGGTAAAGCATCCGAACCACGTACCGGTGTTTTACCAATTGCAGGGGAAACGATGCCATTTGTGCCGCCACCGCCTTGAAATAAGAATTTTTTATTCCATTGTTCCGGTAAGCGGAGTTGGAAACTAATCGCATACGGTTTGCCGTTTACCCCGATGCGTTTTTCGATTTCACCGGTGACAATACAATGCGCACCAGCGGTAACCGGCTTAGCACTCGCACCACTCATCGCCGCATTCTTATCTTGGGGTAATTCACCGGCTGGCAACCATTCTGCTTTGATAATCTGCGTATCGTAAATCTTCGCTTCTTTTAATGCAGCACATTGCTGTGCAGCGGACGAAGGAGTAGGAGTCGTAGCATATGCCATTTGACTTATGCCGATCAGCGCTATCGCACTGGAAATTGCCGTGAGTTTGAGCATAGGTTCACTTCCTTATCATCATGTCATCAAAATAATTGCCGTCTAATAATACCGGCCTTTAAAAGCGTTAATTGCCGCCAGTCCGAAGAAAAGACCAAATAAGAAATCGCCAAAACCATAGCTGGCAAAAAAGCAAAACATCAGCATAGATTGTCCGGCAAGTGCATCTAATTTTTCGGGCTGAGTTGCCAGCCAATATGCCCAAGCGGCGGCATACAACATTTTTTCCAAACAAAAAATTAATACTAAGTGAGGCGTTAGCCAAAAGCGACGAGCGACCGACCAATAAGCCAAGCCCCATAAAATAATCGCAATTTGACCAAGCCAAGAGAAAACGATCGGATCATTTTCCATTAAGGTGGGATTGGTGAAAAACTGAGTAAAACCTAAAATACCGACAAGATTATATAACCCTGCCAAAATAAAGCCCTGAATCGCAGACTGTTTACTTAACACGAAAACTCTCCATAAATAAATCTATTCCGCATACCCCTATATGGCAAACTAAGGATATGCAAGTTCGCATTCTAAGACTATTTTGCGAAATTTCATACAATCTATGGTGCATTGTTATACGAATATGTAATAAAAAAGCGGTCCGATTTGCAAAAAATTCGACAACTCGGACCGCTTGTTGACGGTTAGTGCTGCTGTGAATAGAAATGTTCTTTATTCACCAGTGCCTGAAGTTGAGGTAACAGCTGCACAATCAAACGCAATTGTTGTGTTAACACCAAGGCTAATCTGTCTTCTCCGGCTTGATTTGCAATTTCAAATTGATTTAACGCCTGATCTATGTCCGCTAGCTGTTGCTCAATATGCGCACCGCTAGCTTTCGCATAAGTCATTTCATCTAAAACCTTCACGACTTTTTTACCTTGGCTAAAGAAAATGGCGGAAAAATCAATATGATGATTCAGTTCATGACTTTCTACCCGATAAGCACCCAATGCGGAAATATAACCCAACAACGTATAAGTTACCCCCAATAGGGTCGGGGCAAAATGCAGCGCATTTTGATATTTTTGCGGCTCGCTGTGCATATTTGAAATCACCGCACTCAACGCTGA contains these protein-coding regions:
- a CDS encoding tannase/feruloyl esterase family alpha/beta hydrolase; this translates as MLKLTAISSAIALIGISQMAYATTPTPSSAAQQCAALKEAKIYDTQIIKAEWLPAGELPQDKNAAMSGASAKPVTAGAHCIVTGEIEKRIGVNGKPYAISFQLRLPEQWNKKFLFQGGGGTNGIVSPAIGKTPVRGSDALPALSRGYAVVSTDSGHGGGSRDISFSEDQLARFNYALASTGKVTVVAKQLIEQMYQTKPSKSFFMGCSNGGREAMQAAMRYPQEFDGVVAGNPGFRLSRAAVAEAWDNQHFLKYAPTNEKGEKIVANALTQADLDVVVKGVLKQCDAKDGLADGIINAWEQCDFKPEMVTAELGERAEQKVALLNAIFGGAQNSRGENVYASWPYDAGLNTNGWRVWKHGSSQTAEPNAINFMMGVQSLAQYFMTPHNPMFDTLTFDFDKDVAKTAEIAGVHDADETDLSYFQAKGGKMIIFEGVSDPVFSAHDLRDWYNQLQANMQDVQGFARVFMVPGMNHCGMGPATENFDPLTALEQWTDEGKAPDFILAKAGPEMSNKAKEMPLCPYPKIATYIGGDENKATSFECK
- the mqo gene encoding malate dehydrogenase (quinone); translation: MSNSPSAVSSFSDVTLIGAGIMSGTLGTLLKELAPHKTISVFEKLSAVGLESSNEWHNAGTGHAALCELNYTAQQANGEIETERALKIFEDFQLSLQLWSYLVETGKISQPQQFIQPIPHISFVQGEADVAFLKKRYQALTQHHFFAEMQFSQAPEQLAQWMPLMMADRPTNQPVAASYMAGGTDVNFGALTRKLFAYLASQGAELNLNHQVSDLVRLPNGEWEISVIDASNQLRKHRSKFVFIGCGGGSLHLLQKSGIAEAKSIGGFPVSGLFMVCNNPQVIAQHQAKVYGKAKVGAPPMSVPHLDSRFINGKQTLLFGPFAGFTTKFLKQGSHFDLITSIRPANFSSVMVAGVKNLPLANYLVKQAMLTKEQRMAELREFMPNAKSEDWDLLVAGQRVQVIRQNDMRFGTEVIHAQDGSLAVLLGASPGASTSVKAMLDVICRCFVDELPEWQTKLEQMMPSFNKALRNEPELYTQLKARFASSLKLTLN